GGATATACCTAAATATTAGTTCAATACAATTGGCTTAAATGGTAAACTAGGAGTAACTTAATAGAGATGTGTAGCTAGCCACAAACAGAGAATGCTCTTAGCAAAGTCGAGCTCGAGATCCATAAGCGTACAATTTAAAATAGACAAGGAAATCAAAACTATTTTACTGATAAATTTTGTTCATTCTGTTTTGGTATAAGATTGTTCATTTTTAATGGAATATTCCTCACTTTCAGAGCTAGTCATTCTGCCATCATAATTAGTTTACAAGACCAATCACCTAGATGGGGCGATTAGGTTTATTCAAGACTAACAACTCTTTTCAATTCatgcaagttcaaccaaaaacaataaaaattaatgaaGTTGTACACAACACCGAGGATCTTGAGGCACACTGGAAATAAAATTAACTACTTTAATCTTTGTTATCCACAAATAACTACCAGTTTCACTGCATCAACAAGCTCAAAATGTTAGCTATCAGTATACGATGAATTACCTtctgaacaaaaatgaaggcaaGAATTGAATGACTGAGCTGAAGTTGCAACCTAAATCTTCAACTCTATCAACTGTGTAGTGTGTACAACAAACCACTCCAATAGTTGATATAGGAGGTAAGAAATAAGAAAAAAGCCAAATGTTGATCTCAAGGCACAGCCCAAAACTTCAATGCAGCTAAAAGGCATAATGCACAAGATAGCCTGAGGTCCAATCTTGAAGCCTGAATATACATACTCAACAGCATCACTCAATCATTCACAGAGAATCAGAAAAAGAACTAAGAGCTCCCTTTTCACACTGCCCAACCATCAACTGAAAGGCTTCATCACCAGTATTGTTTACCTTGCAACATAACCGACGTGGCACCTGCCAGAGTACATACAAAGCATCATGAAACCGAAAAGGCCTTGAAACTACCTAAAgggggaaaaacttagaaaacaaGTATGAGAATATAACACACCTGATGCCAATTCTTTCCAAGAGGATACCCTAAAACCTGGATGTTCTGCACATACTGCAATGGAGGCGGATGCGGAAAGCAGAAaacctttcttttcagatcatcTTTGGCTTTGGCCCGGGAATACGAACCCAATGTAGCATTACCATCTTTCATTACATCTTTGAGAAAAAACAGAACTGGCTTTTTGCAAACAGATTTGTATGACTTCCTAGTGTCATGATCAAATTCTTGGGGATGTCCTAATTTATTCCAGGCAACATAGGTATGCTCTGAACGTTCTAGCTCACGAGGTAACACGATATTTGGGAACACTTGAACAACATAACCAAGAGAAACCGAAAAGGTGAGATGCCTTTCACGATCATAACAGATTGATCGTTGTAGAAAGCTCCTGGGTTCAGTTTTCATAGCTTTCGTAAAAAGCTTTAAACTGTCCAACGAACTTAATCCAGGATAAAATGGATCCACATATTCCACATGGTGAATTGAAATGAATGGTGCAATTGGATGAGAAGATAAAAGACCATGCGCATTTCCTCTAATATCCCACTATCAAAACACGTAAAGCAATTAGTCTTTCATATTTAAGTAGATCAATTAGAAGAATTTCTAAAACTTTATCCTCCGATTACCTGGTGAAAACCATGTTCTCTAGTTAAAGGAACACCGAGTTCAGTAATGCAGGCGTGTAGACGATCATCGCTTCCATAAAGCTTTGGATACCTCTCAATGCATTCGTCGTGCAAATTAGAGAGCGCCTCCGCGAGAGGATAACTGATGGCAATGCCACCGCCGCCAAACGCCATGGAGTGACTGAAGTACGCGTTAGCGGAGTGACTTTCCGAGGGCGATCCAATGTACATCATCTCCGAATGATCATATTTGTTCAAGACTGCCACCAAATTGTCTACATTGAAAACCGTGTCGTCATCTCCCAAAACAAACCACCGGACATTGGGCAGACCGAGGCGGAAGGATTCCGTTAAAATGCGGGAGATTC
This window of the Gossypium arboreum isolate Shixiya-1 chromosome 12, ASM2569848v2, whole genome shotgun sequence genome carries:
- the LOC108487091 gene encoding uncharacterized protein LOC108487091; translated protein: MLPCHNNISVTNERPTRLPRSRCRRWRQSRAGIAFVAVAALLISTAAWLSLVFSGTTTHRWRRFKYWEGSPHSLSGSIPWSSFPDRLPIPPLPPWFDSSQDTPRNRSLSERGNGKREISLNDIVFGIAGSSHLWKRRREIVRLWWRPLEMRGHIWLEEQVPPEEADDSLPPVMVSEDISRFRYTNPTGHPSGLRISRILTESFRLGLPNVRWFVLGDDDTVFNVDNLVAVLNKYDHSEMMYIGSPSESHSANAYFSHSMAFGGGGIAISYPLAEALSNLHDECIERYPKLYGSDDRLHACITELGVPLTREHGFHQWDIRGNAHGLLSSHPIAPFISIHHVEYVDPFYPGLSSLDSLKLFTKAMKTEPRSFLQRSICYDRERHLTFSVSLGYVVQVFPNIVLPRELERSEHTYVAWNKLGHPQEFDHDTRKSYKSVCKKPVLFFLKDVMKDGNATLGSYSRAKAKDDLKRKVFCFPHPPPLQYVQNIQVLGYPLGKNWHQVPRRLCCKVNNTGDEAFQLMVGQCEKGALSSFSDSL